The following proteins are co-located in the Fusarium verticillioides 7600 chromosome 7, whole genome shotgun sequence genome:
- a CDS encoding ubiquitin carboxyl-terminal hydrolase L3 codes for MSSTTDPNPSDSRPAFIPLEANPELMTTLIHKLGVSNALAMHDVYSLTDPDLLAFIPRPALALLLVFPVSAVYESHRMAEDSLADEYKGKGDTEPVLWWPQTIRNACGLMGLLHAVCNGNARSFIEEDSTLDVLIKKSIPLDPHGRAKVLETTPDLATAHKEAATQGDTPAPAAEDDVELHYVCFAKGTDGGLWELDGRRKGPLRRGDLEDNEDVLSPKGLALGALKFLEREGGDLRFSAVALAGSMD; via the exons atgtcttcaacaacagacCCCAACCCCTCCGACTCCCGCCCGGCCTTCATCCCCCTCGAAGCAAACCCCGAGCTCATGACAACCCTCATCCACAAACTCGGCGTCTCAAACGCCCTCGCAATGCACGACGTCTACTCCCTCACCGACCCTGACCTCCTCGCCTTCATACCCCGCCCCGCGctcgctctcctcctcgtGTTCCCCGTCAGCGCCGTGTACGAGAGTCACCGCATGGCCGAGGATAGCCTGGCCGACGAGTACAAGGGCAAGGGGGATACGGAGCCGGTGCTCTGGTGGCCGCAGACAATTAGGAATGCCTGTGGACTGATGGGTTTGCTACACGCTGTCTGCAATGGAAATGCTAGAAGTTTCATCG AGGAGGATTCTACGCTTGATGTGCTGATCAAGAAGAGTATCCCTCTCGATCCCCATGGCCGCGCAAAAGTCCTCGAGACAACACCTGATCTCGCGACAGCGCATAAAGAAGCCGCTACACAAGGCGACACGCCCGCCCCCGCTGCAGAAGACGACGTGGAGCTACACTACGTATGCTTCGCCAAGGGCACAGACGGCGGACTGTGGGAACTCGACGGGCGAAGAAAAGGACCTCTTCGACGGGGGGATCTGGAGGATAACGAGGATGTGCTGAGTCCAAAGGGTTTGGCGCTGGGTGCGCTGAAGTTTTTGGAGAGGGAGGGTGGGGATTTGAGGTTTAGTGCTGTTGCGCTTGCTGGGTCTATGGATTAG
- a CDS encoding cysteine sulfinate desulfinase, with the protein MSHVSLLKATRAAWRASTAIPKAATRSFSVSSRLGTPPILLEDKDKGFGFIRHNSRPPKPRSVGVTEIRGPYYSVMGKRYLQDVLETMGHHVDGLKFAGGSFSLFPEDKLKELINLAHEYNVYVSTGGWMEHVLLQSDPAWAVDQYLKKCKQLGFDVIEISSGFLSIPQDDWLRIVDKVHSAGLIAKPECGIQFGAGGDTEASELSSLGTSDPSKIIHMGKRFIDAGVERIMIESEGITENVKSWRTDVIQQILRELPQEKVMFEAADPKVFNWYVREFGTDVNLFVDHSQIVQLSCLREGIWGQSDTFGSVVNYRP; encoded by the exons ATGTCGCATGTCAGCTTGCTCAAAGCCACCCGCGCAGCATGGCGAGCTTCAACCGCAATCCCCAAGGCCGCTACCAGGTCCTTCTCAGTGTCCTCTCGACTTGGGACTCCTCCAATCCTGCTGGAAGACAAGGACAAAGGCTTCGGGTTTATTCGTCACAACAGCCGCCCACCAAAGCCGAGGTCTGTTGGAGTTACTGAGATTCGGGGACCGTATTACTCTGTGATGGGGAAGCGGTATCTGCAGGATGTCCTTGAGAC GATGGGCCATCATGTCGACGGACTCAAGTTCGCCGGTGGTTCGTTCTCCCTGTTCCCagaggacaagctcaaggagctcatcaatcTCGCTCACGAGTACAACGTCTACGTCTCTACT GGCGGATGGATGGAACACGTCCTTCTTCAATCCGATCCCGCCTGGGCCGTAGACCAATATCTCAAAAAGTGCAAACAACTCGGCTTCGACGTTATCGAGATCTCATCAGGCTTCCTCTCCATCCCCCAAGACGACTGGCTCCGCATCGTCGACAAAGTCCACTCCGCTGGTCTAATCGCCAAACCCGAATGCGGGATTCAATTCGGCGCTGGCGGCGACacagaagcttctgagctCTCATCCCTCGGAACATCTGACCCCTCCAAGATAATCCATATGGGAAAGCGCTTTATCGACGCTGGAGTAGAGCGTATCATGATTGAGAGCGAGGGCATCACAGAGAATGTTAAAAGTTGGAGGACGGATGTGATTCAGCAGATTTTGAGGGAATTGCCGCAGGAGAAGGTCATGTTTGAGGCGGCGGATCCGAAAGTGTTTAATTGGTATGTTAGAGAGTTTGGGACTGATGTTAATTTGTTTGTGGACCATTCGCAGATTGTGCAGCTGTCGTGCTTGAGGGAGGGAATTTGGGGACAATCTGATACGTTTGGATCTGTTGTCAATTACAGGCCTTGA
- a CDS encoding oxidoreductase yields the protein MSQAGNDGSFDPVPEAQAQKLPGTEKAMNPTSESTKLEGKNEFHEYRAANKLEGAKALITGGDSGIGRSVAVLFAREGADVTIVYLPEEQEDAEETKRMVEKEGHKCLLFAGNLMDNETCKNAVQKHVDEYGKIDVLVNNAGKQFMCEDFKDIDLDDVESTFRSNILQIFAMTKYALHHMEKGGSIINSTSTVAFRGTAHMVDYASTKGAITSFTQSLSKQLVKKGIRVNAVAPGPVHTPLQPASRPAEQMEGFGKNSQLGRVGQPSEIAPSYVFLASKDATLFHGQVLHAYPLGD from the exons ATGTCTCAAGCTGGTAACGATGGTTCATTCGACCCTGTTCCTGAGGCTCAGGCACAGAAGCTTCCCGG AACTGAAAAGGCCATGAACCCTACAAGCGAGTCGACTAAGCTCGAAGGCAAGAATGAGTTTCACGAGTATAGAGCCGCCAACAAGCTCGAGGGTGCCAAAGCTCTCATCACAGGCGGAGA CTCCGGTATTGGCCGTTCAGTAGCAGTCCTCTTCGCCCGCGAAGGCGCAGATGTAACAATCGTCTACCtcccagaagaacaagaagacgcCGAGGAGACCAAGCGTATGGTCGAGAAAGAAGGCCACAAatgtcttctcttcgccGGAAATCTCATGGACAACGAGACCTGCAAGAATGCAGTCCAGAAACACGTTGATGAGTATGGCAAGATTGATGTCTTGGTGAACAATGCTGGAAAGCAGTTCATGTGTGAGGATTTCAAGGACattgatctggatgatgtGGAGAGTACTTTCCGGAGCAATATTCTTCAGATCTTTGCTATGACGAAGTATGCACTTCATCATATGGAAAAGGGTGGCTC gatcatcaactcaacgTCTACCGTTGCGTTCAGAGGTACAGCGCACATGGTAGACTACGCATCCACAAAAGGGGCCATTACTTCATTCACACAATCGCTGTCAAAGcagctcgtcaagaagggcatcaGAGTCAATGCTGTGGCGCCAGGACCAGTGCATACGCCTCTGCAGCCCGCTTCTCGACCGGCGGAGCAGATGGAGGGATTTGGCAAGAATTCGCAGCTGGGAAGAGTTGGACAGCCGAGTGAGATCGCGCCGAGTTAtgttttcttggcttcgAAGGATGCGACGTTGTTCCATGGACAGGTCCTCCACGCTTATCCGCTAGGCGACTAG